A region of Rattus rattus isolate New Zealand chromosome 7, Rrattus_CSIRO_v1, whole genome shotgun sequence DNA encodes the following proteins:
- the Cdc42ep3 gene encoding cdc42 effector protein 3 produces the protein MPAKTPIYLKAANNKKGKKFKLRDILSPDMISPPLGDFRHTIHIGKEGQHDVFGDISFLQGNYELLPGNQEKAHSGQFPGHNDFFRANSTSDSMFTETPSPVLKNAISLPTIGGSQALMLPLLSPVTFNSKQESFGRPKLPRLSCEPVMEEKVEEKSSLLENGTVHQGDTSWGSSGSTSQSSQGRDSHSSSLSEQYSDWPADDMFEHPASCELGKSKTKSEESLSDLTGSLLSLQLDLGPSLLDEVLNVMDKNK, from the coding sequence ATGCCAGCCAAGACCCCAATTTACCTGAAAGCGGCTAACaacaagaagggaaagaaatttAAACTGAGGGACATTCTGTCCCCTGATATGATCAGTCCTCCTTTGGGGGACTTTCGTCACACTATTCACATCGGCAAAGAGGGCCAGCATGACGTCTTTGGAGATATTTCCTTTCTTCAAGGGAACTATGAGCTCTTGCCTGGAAACCAAGAGAAGGCACACTCCGGCCAGTTCCCGGGGCACAACGACTTCTTCCGGGCCAATAGCACCTCGGACTCGATGTTCACGGAAACACCCTCCCCGGTGCTCAAAAATGCCATCTCCCTCCCGACTATTGGAGGATCCCAGGCTCTCATGCTGCCCTTATTGTCACCAGTGACATTTAATTCCAAGCAGGAGTCCTTCGGGCGTCCTAAGTTGCCAAGACTCAGCTGCGAGCCTGTCATGGAAGAGAAAGTTGAGGAGAAAAGTAGTCTGTTAGAGAACGGGACAGTCCACCAGGGAGACACCTCGTGGGGCTCCAGTGGTTCCACGTCTCAGTCCAGCCAGGGCAGGGACAGCCACTCCTCCAGCCTGTCTGAACAGTACTCCGACTGGCCCGCGGACGACATGTTTGAGCATCCTGCCTCCTGCGAGCTGGGGAAGTCAAAGACTAAATCAGAAGAATCCCTTTCTGACCTGACCggctccctgctctctctgcagTTGGATCTAGGGCCCTCACTTTTGGATGAAGTCCTGAATGTCATGGATAAAAATAAGTAA